One genomic window of Capricornis sumatraensis isolate serow.1 chromosome 15, serow.2, whole genome shotgun sequence includes the following:
- the EIF6 gene encoding eukaryotic translation initiation factor 6 — protein MAVRASFENNCEIGCFAKLTNSYCLVAIGGSENFYSVFEGELAGTIPVVHASIAGCRIIGRMCVGNRHGLLVPNNTTDQELQHIRNCLPDSVQIRRVEERLSALGNVTTCNDYVALVHPDLDRETEEILADVLKVEVFRQTVADQVLVGSYCVFSNQGGLVHPKTSIEDQDELSSLLQVPLVAGTVNRGSEVIAAGMVVNDWCAFCGLDTTSTELSVVESVFKLNEAQPSTIATSMRDSLIDSLS, from the exons ATGGCGGTCCGTGCGTCGTTCGAGAACAACTGCGAGATCGGCTGCTTTGCCAAACTTACCAACTCCTACTGCCTGGTGGCCATCGGAGGGTCGGAGAACTTCTACAG TGTGTTCGAGGGCGAGCTTGCTGGTACCATCCCCGTAGTGCACGCGTCCATCGCCGGCTGCCGCATCATCGGGCGCATGTGTGTGG GGAACAGGCATGGTCTCCTGGTGCCCAACAACACCACTGACCAGGAGCTACAGCACATTCGCAACTGCCTCCCAGACAGCGTGCAGATCCGGCGGGTGGAGGAACGGCTCTCAGCCCTGGGCAATGTCACCACCTGCAACGACTACGTGGCCTTAGTCCACCCAGACCTGGACAGG gaaacagaagaaatcCTGGCTGATGTGCTAAAGGTGGAAGTCTTCAGACAGACAGTGGCTGACCAGGTGCTGGTAGGAAGCTACTGTGTCTTCAGCAACCAGGGAGGGCTGGTACATCCCAAGACTTCAATTGAGGACCAGGATGAGCTGTCTTCTCTCCTTCAGGTCCCCCTTGTG GCAGGCACTGTGAACCGAGGCAGTGAGGTGATTGCTGCTGGGATGGTGGTGAACGACTGGTGTGCCTTCTGTGGCCTGGACACCACCAGCACAGAGCTGTCAGTGGTGGAGAGTGTCTTCAAGCTGAATGAAGCCCAGCCTAGCACCATTGCTACCAGCATGCGGGATTCCCTCATTGACAG